The following proteins are encoded in a genomic region of Streptomyces gobiensis:
- a CDS encoding cutinase family protein encodes MAQREADVPDVALIAARGTTEPQEGSRLLMPVGDLISAEFPGRTTYTELEYPADQHFADSVARGVDALVQLLNTAALEDPERRHVLMGYSQGAWVIGEALVPPAERNLGQAAPELSTDASARISAVLFYGDPRFTAGEPFNTGTFEDGKQSEMPRPPGHLADYADRIQNYCAAGDIACQGSGGTYVAHLAYLTNSMRDEGARFALQRLAADQLSGERI; translated from the coding sequence ATGGCACAGCGAGAGGCAGACGTCCCGGACGTCGCCCTGATCGCCGCACGCGGTACGACCGAGCCGCAGGAAGGCAGCAGGCTGCTCATGCCTGTGGGCGACCTGATCAGCGCGGAGTTCCCGGGGCGCACTACGTACACCGAGCTCGAGTACCCGGCGGACCAGCACTTCGCCGACAGCGTGGCCCGCGGTGTGGACGCGCTGGTGCAGCTTCTCAACACAGCAGCGCTCGAAGACCCCGAACGCCGTCACGTCCTGATGGGGTACTCGCAGGGCGCGTGGGTAATCGGCGAGGCACTCGTTCCGCCCGCCGAGCGCAACCTCGGGCAGGCCGCCCCGGAGCTCTCGACAGACGCCTCCGCTCGCATCTCCGCTGTCCTCTTCTACGGCGACCCACGCTTCACCGCCGGCGAACCCTTCAATACCGGGACCTTCGAAGATGGCAAGCAGAGCGAGATGCCGCGCCCGCCCGGCCACCTCGCCGACTACGCGGACCGTATCCAGAACTACTGCGCCGCAGGGGACATCGCCTGTCAGGGCAGCGGCGGGACTTACGTCGCTCACCTGGCCTATCTGACCAATTCCATGCGGGACGAAGGCGCCCGGTTCGCACTCCAGCGGCTTGCCGCCGACCAACTATCAGGAGAACGCATATGA
- a CDS encoding molybdopterin-containing oxidoreductase family protein: MTAGGAALGAFAAGPAAAREHAPGPARSIRQSASEATSSTATTGDFDFTDGSAALTPDRTVATACQFCNANCRLHVGLKADRIIGVRGEKDDPVQNGKVCLKADLMPELVYNETRLTAPLRRVAGEKGSADSRFEEISWDEALETIARKMLDLRDRGEAYAIANRTTGRMPQGTGALVGRMFAMLGSPNNSDVGPVCNDAGGDALAATFGLGNFTNGYGVDAATGEQDLGAARHFLFLGTNQAETHPVTFEYLLRERQKTGATLTVVDPRLTPTGKEADRWVSPKPHTDYALVLAMLQHIVDAELYDHDFVDRWVVGFEELRKHLAKHQYTPKWAADVTGVPEVTITQMAEEYVAAKPAAIFCNAGISHQLGAFDTYRVLAFLAAVTGNIGIPGSGCNFMHNTWPGALSLPELTAETPERREALPVGPDYFTESILTGRPYRLKAVITQGNPLVASANSTRVREAFKKLDFYVYTGLFMEEPAKYADIVLPVCSGLEMEGVYMRRDDRAVRWQDQVVPRVGESKPDWEIWVELAQALGRLDKQRPAEDWTEAFPKAWTDYTELWQQFVEHTPGMGGMARDRMRKRAEPLRWPCPTPQHPGVSTLFADHPSWYEAAESLDPAYRGKRFLTPSGKVEITTRELEHRLKQSGHGALPVFYTHPEVTGAHPTLRYRKSFVTNPVNPQAVTHPVDLGVSGSDEVHRRYPLMGMTGRPSVVHFAEVTHWTRTGKQLNGVRLIQIHPRTARLNGIKDGDEVTVESPRGSVRGTALLWEGIRQDTVFVPNGYGPAQQVGDFFEAPRYEPANTLPGDSYYDNLSGQQAYKCFACRVAKA, translated from the coding sequence GTGACTGCAGGCGGAGCAGCGCTTGGTGCCTTCGCCGCCGGCCCCGCAGCCGCCCGGGAGCATGCACCCGGTCCGGCGCGCAGCATACGTCAAAGCGCGAGCGAGGCCACGTCGAGCACGGCAACGACGGGCGACTTCGACTTCACCGACGGCTCCGCGGCTCTCACTCCGGACCGGACCGTGGCCACGGCCTGCCAGTTCTGCAACGCCAACTGCCGCCTGCACGTGGGTCTCAAGGCGGATCGGATCATCGGGGTACGGGGCGAGAAGGACGACCCGGTCCAGAACGGCAAGGTGTGCCTCAAGGCCGATCTGATGCCCGAGCTTGTCTACAACGAGACCCGGCTGACAGCGCCCCTGCGCCGGGTGGCGGGTGAGAAGGGCTCGGCCGACTCCCGCTTCGAGGAGATCAGCTGGGACGAAGCCCTGGAGACGATCGCCCGGAAGATGCTCGATCTCCGCGACCGCGGGGAGGCGTACGCCATCGCCAACCGCACCACGGGCCGCATGCCCCAGGGCACAGGCGCACTGGTGGGCCGCATGTTCGCGATGCTGGGCAGCCCCAACAACAGCGATGTCGGCCCGGTCTGCAACGACGCCGGAGGGGACGCCCTCGCCGCAACCTTCGGTCTCGGCAACTTCACCAATGGCTACGGCGTCGACGCCGCGACCGGGGAGCAGGACCTCGGAGCGGCCCGGCACTTCCTCTTCCTGGGAACCAACCAGGCCGAGACTCACCCCGTCACCTTCGAGTACCTGCTCCGGGAACGCCAGAAAACCGGTGCGACCCTCACCGTCGTCGACCCTCGGCTGACTCCCACGGGTAAAGAGGCGGACCGCTGGGTGTCCCCCAAGCCCCACACGGATTACGCGCTGGTGCTGGCCATGCTCCAGCACATCGTCGACGCTGAGCTGTATGACCACGACTTCGTCGACCGCTGGGTCGTCGGCTTCGAAGAGCTGCGCAAGCACCTGGCGAAGCACCAGTACACGCCGAAATGGGCCGCCGACGTTACCGGAGTCCCCGAAGTAACGATTACTCAGATGGCCGAAGAATACGTGGCAGCCAAGCCTGCAGCCATCTTCTGCAACGCAGGCATCTCCCACCAGCTGGGCGCCTTCGACACCTACCGCGTACTGGCCTTCCTTGCGGCGGTCACCGGCAACATCGGCATCCCGGGCAGTGGCTGCAACTTCATGCACAACACCTGGCCAGGCGCCCTGTCACTGCCTGAACTCACGGCCGAGACCCCCGAGCGACGCGAAGCGCTGCCGGTCGGACCTGATTACTTCACCGAATCCATCCTCACCGGCCGCCCGTACCGGCTCAAGGCCGTGATCACACAGGGCAATCCACTGGTCGCCTCTGCCAACTCCACCAGAGTGCGGGAAGCGTTCAAGAAGCTCGACTTCTACGTGTACACCGGTCTGTTCATGGAGGAGCCGGCGAAGTACGCGGACATCGTCCTGCCCGTCTGCAGCGGGCTGGAGATGGAAGGCGTTTACATGCGCCGCGACGACCGCGCGGTCCGCTGGCAGGACCAGGTCGTCCCCCGCGTCGGCGAGTCAAAGCCGGACTGGGAGATCTGGGTCGAGCTCGCTCAGGCCTTGGGGCGGCTGGACAAGCAGCGTCCGGCCGAGGACTGGACCGAAGCCTTCCCGAAGGCCTGGACCGACTACACGGAACTCTGGCAGCAGTTTGTCGAGCACACCCCAGGTATGGGTGGCATGGCACGCGACCGCATGCGCAAGCGCGCCGAACCCCTGCGCTGGCCCTGCCCCACACCGCAGCACCCAGGAGTGAGCACGCTCTTCGCCGACCACCCGAGCTGGTACGAGGCCGCCGAATCCCTGGATCCCGCGTACAGGGGAAAGCGGTTCCTGACACCCAGCGGCAAGGTCGAAATCACCACACGTGAGCTGGAACACCGGCTGAAGCAGTCCGGCCACGGCGCGCTGCCCGTCTTCTACACACACCCCGAGGTCACCGGCGCGCACCCCACGCTCCGCTACCGAAAGTCGTTCGTGACCAACCCCGTGAACCCACAGGCCGTCACGCACCCCGTGGACCTGGGCGTGAGCGGCAGCGACGAAGTCCACCGCCGCTACCCGCTGATGGGCATGACCGGTCGGCCCAGTGTGGTGCACTTCGCCGAAGTCACTCACTGGACACGAACCGGCAAGCAGCTCAACGGAGTCCGACTGATTCAGATCCACCCGCGGACCGCCCGCCTGAACGGCATCAAGGACGGGGACGAAGTCACCGTGGAGAGTCCCCGGGGCTCGGTGCGCGGCACGGCCCTGCTCTGGGAGGGGATCCGTCAGGACACGGTGTTCGTCCCCAACGGCTACGGCCCGGCGCAGCAAGTCGGGGACTTTTTCGAAGCGCCCCGGTACGAACCGGCCAACACGCTCCCGGGTGACAGCTACTACGACAACCTATCCGGGCAGCAGGCCTACAAGTGCTTCGCCTGCCGCGTGGCGAAGGCCTAA
- a CDS encoding acyl-CoA dehydrogenase family protein encodes MYTSHDVLDGARTFAQQELTGQQRYLDSFEEAPLPLYKRFHDQGLSNWWLPEEYGGHNIGLEDSVDIVSELAYGDAGAAFTLFISILGTTMVQLYGSEELRERHLTALTENGGFCATLGSEQAAGSELAKITTTIARDGGDLVISGDKYFSTNTGFADFLIVVGRSAENPGEFLAVLVPRHTPGLRVVRRWEMIGLRSSATYEVAFDGCRVPAANALQGPGLRLLEVALNASRILIATTALGISRRVRDLCMEYAENKPLQDGYLVDNPVFMSKLGGMETQIEVMRSQCRAAAREFDSIMAGPDAASAFVRHGTLRSALAAKMFCGQAGWQVAGSGSEMFGGLGFTNEHVIGKLLRDVRYVSIVEGGDAVLEELMFNRYVLPEPRRG; translated from the coding sequence GTGTACACCTCACACGACGTGTTGGACGGGGCGCGTACCTTCGCGCAGCAGGAGCTGACCGGGCAGCAGCGGTACCTCGACTCCTTCGAGGAGGCCCCACTGCCGCTCTACAAGAGGTTCCACGACCAAGGGCTGTCCAACTGGTGGCTCCCGGAAGAGTACGGCGGCCACAACATCGGTCTCGAAGACAGCGTGGACATCGTCTCTGAGCTCGCCTACGGCGACGCCGGTGCGGCGTTCACGCTGTTCATCTCCATCCTCGGCACCACCATGGTCCAGCTGTACGGCAGCGAGGAACTGCGGGAACGCCACCTGACGGCACTGACCGAGAACGGCGGTTTCTGCGCCACGCTGGGCAGTGAGCAAGCGGCCGGCAGCGAACTGGCGAAGATCACCACCACCATCGCACGCGATGGCGGCGACCTGGTCATCAGCGGAGACAAGTACTTCTCCACCAACACCGGTTTCGCGGACTTCCTGATTGTTGTCGGGAGGTCCGCCGAGAACCCCGGTGAGTTCCTCGCCGTGCTCGTCCCGCGGCACACACCTGGCCTGCGGGTGGTCAGGCGCTGGGAGATGATCGGTCTCCGCTCTTCGGCGACGTACGAGGTGGCCTTCGACGGCTGCCGGGTGCCGGCGGCGAATGCTCTGCAAGGTCCAGGCCTCCGCCTCCTGGAGGTCGCCCTCAACGCGAGCCGGATCCTCATCGCCACCACAGCCCTCGGTATCTCCCGCCGTGTCCGTGACCTCTGCATGGAGTACGCGGAGAACAAGCCACTGCAGGATGGCTACCTGGTCGACAACCCTGTCTTCATGAGCAAGCTCGGAGGCATGGAGACCCAGATCGAGGTGATGAGGAGTCAGTGCAGGGCGGCGGCCAGGGAATTCGACTCCATCATGGCGGGCCCCGATGCTGCCTCCGCCTTCGTCCGGCACGGCACGCTCAGGTCGGCTCTCGCGGCCAAGATGTTCTGTGGGCAGGCGGGATGGCAGGTGGCCGGCTCAGGTTCGGAGATGTTCGGTGGGCTCGGCTTCACCAACGAGCACGTCATCGGAAAACTGCTGCGCGATGTCCGGTACGTCTCCATCGTCGAGGGCGGTGACGCCGTCCTCGAGGAACTGATGTTCAACCGTTACGTGCTACCCGAGCCTCGGCGCGGCTGA
- a CDS encoding FAD-dependent oxidoreductase, whose product MSDSDQSSKKTVVVIGAGPVGLAAAAHLLERGLEPVVLEAGDRAADAVSDWGHVRLFSPWRYNIDPAARRLLEATDWQEPDPDALPTGRELVEKYLRPLADTQQLTHRVQTDRRVLGVTRVGMDKVRSLGRAERRFLVRAATAAGEIHDFTADAVIDASGVWGRTNPLGAAGMAAPGEEAAASFLTGPLPDVLGRERDRFAGRHTLVVGMGHSAANSLLDLAELASAERGTRITWVIRSASAARLYGGGDADGLPARGALGSRLKDLVERGDIALVREFTITGFEVPAVCCGSQSGPLSVHGQTPQGAQKIDADNVVAATGFRPDLDMLREIRLGLDPGVEAPVALGPMIDPNAHSCGTVPPHGERELAHPETGFYIAGIKSYGRAPTFLLATGYEQVRSIAAALAGDRAAADAVELELPETGVCSTDLPLAEDSESEASGCCAPAPAPAQQGFATGFEHGYAGEAARNDSPPQTPCCAPASSAETAK is encoded by the coding sequence ATGTCGGACAGCGATCAGAGTTCGAAAAAGACCGTCGTGGTCATCGGGGCCGGCCCGGTCGGCCTTGCCGCAGCGGCACACCTGCTGGAGCGCGGGCTGGAACCGGTGGTTCTCGAGGCCGGTGACCGAGCTGCGGACGCCGTGTCCGACTGGGGGCATGTCCGCCTCTTCTCGCCCTGGCGGTACAACATCGACCCCGCCGCCCGACGGCTGCTGGAGGCCACCGACTGGCAGGAGCCCGACCCGGATGCCCTGCCCACGGGCCGGGAGCTCGTGGAGAAATACCTGCGCCCGCTAGCCGACACGCAGCAGCTGACGCACCGTGTTCAGACGGACCGTCGAGTGCTCGGTGTGACCCGGGTCGGGATGGACAAGGTGCGCAGCCTGGGCAGGGCCGAACGCCGGTTCCTGGTACGTGCTGCCACGGCGGCGGGCGAGATCCATGACTTCACAGCGGACGCTGTGATCGACGCCTCCGGGGTGTGGGGGCGGACCAACCCGCTCGGTGCCGCAGGAATGGCGGCTCCCGGCGAAGAGGCCGCCGCGTCGTTCCTGACTGGTCCGCTCCCCGACGTGCTGGGACGGGAGCGTGACCGCTTCGCCGGCCGGCACACGCTGGTGGTCGGCATGGGCCACTCGGCGGCGAACTCTCTGCTGGACCTCGCCGAGCTGGCCAGTGCCGAGCGAGGGACCCGCATCACCTGGGTGATCCGCAGCGCGTCCGCGGCCCGGTTGTACGGCGGCGGTGACGCCGACGGCCTGCCGGCGCGCGGCGCACTCGGCAGCAGGCTGAAGGACCTGGTCGAGCGCGGTGACATCGCCCTTGTCCGCGAGTTCACCATCACCGGGTTCGAAGTGCCGGCCGTGTGCTGCGGCTCCCAGTCGGGTCCGCTGAGCGTGCACGGCCAGACCCCTCAGGGCGCTCAGAAGATCGACGCCGACAACGTCGTAGCCGCCACGGGCTTCCGGCCGGACCTGGACATGCTGCGAGAGATCCGGCTTGGCCTGGACCCCGGGGTCGAGGCCCCCGTCGCTCTCGGTCCGATGATCGACCCCAACGCCCACAGCTGCGGCACTGTGCCACCGCACGGTGAACGCGAACTCGCCCACCCCGAGACCGGCTTCTACATCGCCGGAATCAAGAGCTACGGACGAGCGCCGACCTTCCTCCTCGCCACCGGCTACGAACAGGTGCGCTCCATCGCAGCCGCTCTGGCAGGCGACCGTGCGGCCGCCGACGCCGTGGAACTGGAGCTGCCCGAGACCGGGGTCTGCTCCACCGACCTGCCCCTGGCCGAGGACTCGGAGTCAGAAGCTTCCGGCTGCTGTGCTCCCGCTCCTGCACCGGCACAACAGGGCTTCGCAACCGGGTTCGAGCACGGATACGCGGGCGAGGCTGCTCGGAACGACTCCCCGCCTCAGACCCCGTGCTGCGCTCCCGCCTCTTCCGCGGAGACGGCGAAGTAG
- a CDS encoding serine hydrolase domain-containing protein — protein MRTDTSDVQQRVQRALDKLVESGQETGLQAAAYFRGELVADAAAGLADPVGGAPAGRDTLFHSFSTAKGVTATVAHVLAARGVLDYDSPVAEYWPEFAAHGKQDITLHQVLTHTAGVPHLPSDTMPSHMSDWGEMCTRIAGLSPLWDPGTDMGYHGWTFGWIIGEVIRRATGNPVSAALRDHVASPLGVADSLFFGVPGSEATRLAVLVEGNWDAAIAAMPDSAPIFLASPRPIAAGAGLGNGEAYLRADIPSAGTMTAAAVARMYAALLGEVGGVRLLSAEHLARVSAPAASGTDRMLGHHSPKALGYFLGLSWAGGSPQSFGTTGSGGSAAFADPAHGISFALTKNRLTVGPADQAARSVAHEVYAALGRTA, from the coding sequence ATGAGGACCGATACCAGTGATGTGCAGCAGCGTGTCCAGCGAGCGTTGGACAAGCTCGTGGAGTCCGGCCAGGAGACGGGCCTGCAGGCGGCTGCCTACTTCCGGGGCGAGCTCGTCGCGGACGCGGCGGCCGGATTAGCCGACCCGGTGGGCGGAGCGCCCGCGGGGCGGGACACGCTCTTTCACAGCTTCTCCACCGCGAAAGGCGTGACGGCCACGGTCGCGCACGTGCTTGCCGCCCGAGGAGTGCTCGACTACGACAGTCCGGTGGCCGAGTACTGGCCGGAGTTCGCGGCCCACGGCAAGCAGGACATCACCCTGCACCAAGTGCTGACGCACACTGCGGGCGTGCCCCACCTTCCTTCGGACACGATGCCCTCCCACATGTCCGACTGGGGAGAGATGTGCACGCGTATCGCCGGCCTCTCGCCGCTGTGGGACCCCGGAACGGATATGGGCTACCACGGCTGGACCTTCGGTTGGATCATTGGTGAAGTCATCCGCCGAGCAACCGGCAACCCGGTTTCCGCGGCCCTCCGCGATCACGTTGCGAGCCCTCTCGGTGTCGCGGACTCGCTGTTCTTCGGAGTCCCCGGCAGCGAAGCGACCCGCTTGGCGGTGCTCGTGGAGGGCAACTGGGACGCGGCCATCGCCGCCATGCCCGACTCAGCTCCGATCTTTCTCGCCTCACCACGTCCGATCGCGGCCGGAGCCGGGCTCGGTAACGGGGAGGCGTATCTACGGGCCGACATCCCGTCGGCGGGCACCATGACCGCCGCAGCGGTCGCACGCATGTACGCGGCCCTGCTGGGTGAGGTCGGCGGGGTGCGGCTGCTTTCCGCCGAACACCTCGCTCGGGTCTCCGCCCCAGCCGCCTCAGGCACCGACCGGATGCTCGGTCACCACAGCCCGAAGGCACTCGGCTACTTCCTCGGCCTCAGCTGGGCCGGAGGATCCCCGCAGTCATTCGGGACCACGGGCAGTGGCGGGAGCGCCGCCTTCGCAGACCCCGCACACGGCATCAGCTTCGCACTGACGAAGAACCGGCTGACCGTGGGCCCAGCCGACCAGGCAGCCCGGTCGGTCGCCCACGAGGTCTATGCCGCGCTCGGCCGCACAGCCTGA
- a CDS encoding MFS transporter → MSATDSAPDVRWSPKTWGLLAVLCFALLLDGLDVTLVGVALPSIGSDLGMSTAELQWVVNGYLLGYGALLLLGGRTADLVGRRKVFLISLTVFALASLMGGVVDDGTLVIISRFIKGVAAAFTVPTGLSIITTTFPEGPQRNKAVALYTAFGAAGFSSGLIIGGLMTELHWRWTFLFSVPVAAGALIAGFFLIPKDRPNATGRYDIPGALTLTGGMLLLVYAVVNAPTAGWTEPQTILSFAGVVLLLAAFVLVERKVTSPLVPLAVFRRGALMRANLSFIALLGSYFSFQFLITLYLQEALGWTPLELALALLPIGLIVAFGAPMAGKLIGRFSTATLIVFGLASEAAGFLLLLRLDTDPSYVTTILPTVVLVGIGFAFVFPCANVQAVAGVEPHEQGLAAGMIQASGQVGAAVVLAVTTAIIATDQAAGTAPTPDQVLEQFQPGLIFGAAVALAGMVLVQVKRRKPKTETTAADAATPATEPTVTKSGAN, encoded by the coding sequence ATGTCTGCAACCGATTCCGCGCCGGATGTGCGCTGGTCCCCCAAGACGTGGGGCCTGCTCGCAGTCCTGTGCTTCGCCCTCCTCCTCGACGGCCTCGACGTCACCCTGGTCGGCGTCGCGCTGCCCTCCATAGGCTCAGACCTCGGTATGTCGACCGCCGAACTGCAGTGGGTCGTCAACGGATACCTGCTCGGCTACGGCGCACTCCTGCTGCTGGGCGGCCGCACGGCCGACCTCGTCGGTCGCCGCAAGGTCTTTCTCATTTCCCTGACGGTCTTCGCCCTCGCCTCGTTGATGGGCGGCGTGGTCGATGACGGAACGCTTGTCATCATCAGTCGCTTCATCAAGGGCGTCGCCGCCGCGTTCACCGTGCCCACCGGCCTGTCCATCATCACCACCACGTTCCCGGAGGGCCCGCAACGCAACAAGGCGGTCGCGCTCTACACAGCCTTCGGTGCGGCCGGCTTCTCCTCCGGCCTGATCATCGGCGGCCTGATGACCGAGCTGCACTGGCGTTGGACCTTCCTGTTCTCGGTTCCCGTGGCCGCGGGCGCACTGATCGCCGGTTTCTTCCTGATCCCCAAGGACAGGCCCAACGCGACCGGCCGCTACGACATCCCCGGTGCCCTCACGCTGACGGGCGGCATGCTGCTGCTGGTCTACGCCGTGGTCAACGCCCCCACCGCCGGCTGGACCGAGCCGCAGACCATCCTCTCGTTCGCCGGCGTCGTCCTGCTGCTCGCCGCCTTCGTGCTGGTGGAACGCAAGGTGACCAGTCCGCTGGTGCCTCTGGCCGTGTTCCGCCGGGGCGCCCTCATGCGCGCGAACCTTTCCTTCATCGCCCTTCTCGGTTCCTACTTCAGCTTCCAGTTCCTGATCACGCTGTACCTTCAGGAGGCACTGGGCTGGACACCTCTGGAACTGGCGTTGGCGCTGCTGCCCATCGGACTGATCGTGGCGTTCGGTGCACCGATGGCGGGCAAGCTCATCGGCCGTTTCAGTACGGCAACCTTGATCGTCTTCGGTTTGGCATCTGAAGCGGCCGGCTTCCTCCTGCTGCTGCGCCTGGACACCGACCCCTCGTACGTCACGACGATTCTGCCCACGGTCGTCCTGGTCGGTATCGGCTTCGCGTTCGTCTTCCCGTGCGCCAATGTGCAGGCCGTGGCCGGGGTGGAGCCTCACGAGCAGGGTCTGGCCGCCGGCATGATCCAGGCCTCAGGCCAGGTCGGCGCCGCCGTCGTACTGGCTGTGACCACAGCCATCATCGCCACCGACCAGGCCGCAGGCACCGCGCCCACGCCCGACCAGGTACTCGAGCAGTTCCAGCCCGGGCTGATCTTCGGCGCCGCGGTAGCGCTGGCGGGAATGGTACTGGTGCAGGTGAAGCGCCGGAAACCGAAGACGGAGACCACCGCGGCAGACGCCGCTACTCCGGCGACCGAGCCGACCGTAACCAAGTCCGGCGCCAACTGA
- a CDS encoding maleylpyruvate isomerase family mycothiol-dependent enzyme → MSWNFMEPAGRKNLDEIWRREAEAMFGLVSDPAVWEAPTAAGHWQVRDVVAHMVDTTEVYLHSFAAARGEAEAKEPLGVRNMSTLMDKDALAMRDVAQADLLARLRQVLDGILDVVNGLTDEEWTQLLVPHKYMGPVPACFLPVCQMLDYIVHTWDIREGLGRSHALQADAADMLVPVCFLMWQNTNETKGVEPFSIGLRVTTGPNAGDTRATVTEAGVEFAPGSVDELPAVLEFDPASLVLAAFGRANTGTCRGDRQLADRYLNLFYRI, encoded by the coding sequence ATGAGCTGGAACTTCATGGAGCCCGCGGGCCGCAAGAACCTGGACGAGATCTGGCGCCGCGAAGCGGAGGCGATGTTCGGACTTGTGTCGGACCCCGCGGTGTGGGAAGCACCGACCGCCGCCGGGCACTGGCAGGTCCGCGATGTCGTCGCGCATATGGTCGACACGACAGAGGTCTACCTTCACTCCTTCGCGGCGGCCCGTGGAGAAGCGGAGGCCAAGGAGCCGCTGGGCGTGAGGAACATGTCCACTCTTATGGACAAGGACGCGCTGGCCATGAGAGACGTGGCGCAGGCGGACCTGCTGGCCCGCCTGCGTCAGGTCCTGGACGGCATCCTCGACGTCGTCAACGGGTTGACCGACGAGGAGTGGACCCAGCTGCTGGTGCCCCACAAGTACATGGGGCCGGTGCCGGCCTGTTTCCTCCCCGTGTGCCAGATGCTCGACTACATCGTGCATACCTGGGACATACGCGAGGGACTCGGCCGCAGCCACGCGCTCCAGGCCGACGCCGCGGACATGCTGGTCCCCGTGTGCTTCCTGATGTGGCAGAACACCAACGAGACGAAGGGCGTGGAGCCGTTCAGTATCGGCCTGCGCGTCACCACAGGACCCAACGCCGGCGATACCCGCGCGACCGTCACCGAGGCAGGAGTCGAGTTCGCGCCCGGCAGCGTCGACGAGCTCCCCGCCGTCCTGGAGTTCGACCCCGCCAGTCTCGTTCTGGCTGCCTTCGGTCGGGCCAACACCGGGACCTGCCGTGGCGACCGGCAACTCGCCGACCGCTACCTGAACCTCTTCTATCGGATCTGA
- the rdgB gene encoding RdgB/HAM1 family non-canonical purine NTP pyrophosphatase: MQRLVLATRNANKVTELRAILADAGLTLDLVGADAYPDVPDVKETGVTFAENALLKARTLAQATGLPAVADDSGLCVDVLGGAPGIFSARWAGQHGAGKDRANLELLLAQLADIDDAHRGAHFTCAAALALPDGTERVVEGHLHGTLRHVPSGTGGFGYDPILQPAGETRTCAELTPAEKNAISHRGQAFRALAPVVRELLG; the protein is encoded by the coding sequence ATGCAGCGCCTCGTACTCGCCACCCGCAATGCCAACAAGGTCACCGAACTCCGCGCCATTCTCGCCGACGCGGGTCTGACCCTCGACCTGGTGGGCGCCGATGCCTACCCCGATGTCCCGGATGTGAAGGAAACCGGGGTGACCTTCGCCGAGAACGCCCTGCTGAAGGCCCGCACCCTCGCGCAGGCCACCGGCCTCCCGGCGGTCGCCGATGACTCCGGTCTCTGTGTCGACGTCCTGGGCGGCGCCCCCGGCATCTTCTCCGCCCGCTGGGCGGGCCAGCACGGTGCCGGCAAGGACCGGGCCAACCTCGAACTGCTCCTGGCCCAGCTCGCCGACATCGACGACGCGCACCGCGGTGCCCACTTCACCTGCGCGGCGGCGCTGGCCCTGCCGGACGGCACCGAGCGGGTGGTGGAAGGCCACCTCCATGGCACCCTCCGCCACGTCCCCTCCGGCACCGGCGGCTTCGGGTACGACCCGATCCTTCAGCCGGCGGGAGAGACACGCACCTGCGCGGAGCTGACTCCGGCCGAGAAGAACGCCATCAGCCACCGGGGCCAGGCCTTCCGCGCCCTCGCGCCGGTGGTGCGCGAGCTGCTGGGCTGA
- a CDS encoding ArsR/SmtB family transcription factor, producing the protein MSKQKAPGEPETQKADEDLCIPSVVPESLSAAEAVRIAAVFKALADPVRLRIFSNIASHERGEACVCEIADVGVSQPTVSHHLKKLREAGLLTSERRRTWVYYKVVPETLGPLAEILPSHRTGSLCA; encoded by the coding sequence ATGTCAAAACAGAAGGCCCCCGGCGAGCCCGAGACCCAGAAGGCTGACGAAGACCTGTGCATTCCGTCGGTCGTCCCCGAGTCGCTGTCAGCGGCCGAGGCCGTGCGCATCGCAGCCGTGTTCAAGGCACTGGCTGATCCGGTACGTCTTCGTATCTTCTCCAACATCGCCTCCCACGAGAGAGGCGAAGCGTGCGTCTGTGAGATCGCCGATGTAGGCGTATCCCAACCCACGGTCAGCCACCATCTGAAGAAGCTGCGCGAGGCCGGCCTGCTGACATCGGAACGACGCCGCACCTGGGTGTACTACAAGGTGGTCCCCGAGACGCTGGGACCGCTCGCCGAAATCCTCCCCTCTCACCGAACGGGGTCCCTCTGCGCCTGA
- a CDS encoding ArsR/SmtB family transcription factor encodes MGRELDIELWDVSALPSAGERARRLAPLLKALADETRLTLMLLLAEHPRSVRELTEATGMAQTLVSHHLTPLREQGLIVATPKGRSNIYSLCCDALLQPVQLLATLATLPDSGQECSDAPGEENESTPQEATP; translated from the coding sequence ATGGGACGTGAACTGGACATCGAGCTCTGGGACGTGTCTGCGCTGCCCTCAGCCGGAGAGCGGGCTCGGCGCTTGGCGCCTCTGCTGAAGGCCCTGGCCGATGAGACCCGGCTGACGCTCATGCTGCTACTGGCCGAGCACCCGCGTTCGGTCCGGGAGCTGACGGAGGCCACCGGTATGGCGCAGACGCTGGTCAGCCACCACCTGACTCCTTTGCGTGAACAGGGCTTGATCGTGGCGACGCCCAAGGGCCGCAGCAACATCTATTCGCTGTGCTGCGACGCCCTGCTTCAGCCGGTCCAGCTGCTGGCCACGCTGGCCACGCTCCCGGACAGCGGACAGGAGTGCTCCGATGCGCCGGGTGAGGAGAACGAGTCCACGCCCCAGGAAGCCACCCCCTAG